DNA from Elaeis guineensis isolate ETL-2024a chromosome 2, EG11, whole genome shotgun sequence:
taaaaaatagagatattttcgttattcaaaattttcaaatgaaaatatcGATCTCCAGACATTAAATGCGGTTGGaaagtagttggacaaaaatactTTTCTCATATTATAATATGTTAgattatattatgacattttggGTTATATTAcgttgatatcataattttttttaaaaaataaaaatattttaattatataaaatttttaaataaaaaattaatttataaaaattaaatatatattaaaaaataataattatgtaaaTTAATAGAACGGGACAGTGGATTTCATGTAAAGATGACAAGCATCAAAATATCCCGGTCAATACTGTGAGCCCATAGTTTTATCAGACCCAAGAGCCCATTATAGCCCTGTCCATCGATCAAAACCGGAAAGGTAACTCAAAGGTGACTCCACCTTTGTAATATCATCAAAAGAAATTACTCATCCAAAAACAAAAGTTTTCCTCGAGGAAACTCAAAGGTTGCTCCTCCTTTTAATACCACCCAAAAATTTTAATCTTCCTTTTAACCCATCTAAAATCTCCTTTGGCAATTCGATCCGACCCAAGGGCATTTCAGTACTTCAAAGTTCAAACTCTACAAGAGATagatagagagaagagagagagaattgtTAGAGGAGACTGGAGAAGGACACAGCGCAGGTCTTATCAAAAccaacccatctctctctctctctctctcttccctcccgGCCCCCGCCTCCCCGCCTTCTGACATTCTAAGCCGAttcgtttctctctctttctcttcttataAAAACCCCATCACGACCCGTTGAATTGCATCATCACAATTCCAACAACCACCGCCGAGCCGCTCCGGATGGACGACCACAGAGACCCGTGGCGGCCGGAGCCTCCCCTTCCGGCCGCTGCCCTCCGGCCGCCGGAGGCCCCCCGCGACCCAATGGAGTTTCTCTCCCGCTCCTGGAGCGCCTCCGCCTTAGAAGTCTCCAAGGCTCTCGCACCCCCGCTCCCACCGGCGCCCACCGGCGTCGCGATGGCGATCCCGGAGGACGCCGCCGGCGAGCTGGAGGAGGCTGCCGTCGCTGGGAACACCTTCTCTTTCGCTTCCTCTGCTACATCGCAGCTCGTCATGGAGAGGATAATGTCGCAGTCGGTGAGTGGGTATCCGAAAGTTGTGAAACAAGGAAATAGTTgggtttatttgatttttttttcccttcaatctttttttttggattgtTTCTCATATATATGGCTTTGAATCTGTTCCTCCATATCTTTTTTAATACTTACGGAGATAAAgtttttagctttttttttttttaatcctgattGAGTTTTCCCATCCATTTTCCCAACaaaaaccaatttttttttgctcCTTTTACCAGTTTCTAATCCGGGTTTCTTCGATTTAGATCAAGCTTATACTGGCTTTTTTATACATTTTTCATTCATCTGTCCTGTgattaaggatttttttttaattcttaatttttatttattttttaatccgtTAGCTGGTTCAGATAACCTAAAGCAGAGCTCTTGAGCTGACAACGTTCTCTGGTCTTTTTTTAACTTTAATGTTGGGTTTCTATATATGCTCTGTTTTATTCTAGTAGTAGAGGAGATAGTGCTTGCATCATATGCTTCCGCCGTAAATTCGTAGACTACTAGGAAGTGAATCCACATGAAAACAGTGCATTAATTTGTCAAGACCTACTTGCTCTTATTGATTTTTCTTGCATTCTCAACAAGGTTTCTCTTGAACCTATCTTTTGGATTCTTCTTGGTTACCTCGGATTTACCCATTAAAACTTTCTCTTTTACTAATTTCCAACTTATAAAGACTTCCCAAACTAAAAAAAGGtcagatttttttcttatttgtcGTTGTTCATAAATTAATTTCCTTCTTACTCTGTTCTtttcccctgtttccttttttccTTTCAACAGCAGGAAGTGTCACCGCTCACATCTGGGCGTTTGTCCCACAGCAGCGGTCCTTTGAACGGTGGCCAGAGCGGCGGATCTCTCTCCGATAGCCCTCCCGTCTCCCCATCCGAAATCGACGACGTCAAGGTCCCCTCCTTTCCTTATCTTTTCTCTCTCaaactaaaaatattttcttatcttCAGAAAAGGATTGCTCGTTTTCTCTCTGTTTGtttattttgtttttgtttccTACACCGTTCATTCcttgtttaaaaaataaagttggcTCTTTGGAAGCGGGAGCACTGAAGACAAAGCGACCAAGCTCTCAGGCTCTCTCTGTAAAAATTTTCcacggagagagaaagaggagactGTCATGCCTTTCTCTTCTTCCAATAAAACAACTGACATATCTATCCCCAGGCGTGTAATTGAAATGGCCCCTTTCTTTAGGAGGTTGAGAGCTTTGGCTCTCTGTTTTCTTGCCAATGTTTAGTCCGATACAGATTCCTTGACACAAAACGTAAACAAGTTTCCAATCTTGTTCAAAAACGCCCCCTGATTTCCCTCATTTGttcttgttcctttttttttttggattaataGGAGCATTTTTGGCTTGTAATTGGTGATCCACTATGCATCTATCATAATTTGCTGTTCACAGAGTACCCCCTTGATCATCTTTTTACTTGTTATATTACAAGACAAAGCTGGTTTTGTCCTTTGGAGGTCAGAGTCAAAGATTGTGTGAGGATAACGAGTGGGTATTTTGGGCATTGGAAAAAATACGGAGGTGTATTCTGGTCATGGGACCCATCCTTTTTTTGTTTTGTAGCTCTGTGAGCTTAACTTGTGTTGGACCGTGGCCTTTTGTTTTGCTTCGGACGTAAGAAGCTTTGATTCCATCACAGAGCTGTCTGCCCTCTGCCCCGTCAAAGAAGCCACCCCTGGTGTCGTCTCTCTCACGAACAGGCGTGGTTGCCTCCCCTTGCCTTAATTACCGACACTACCCATAACATTTGGCTTAATCCATGGTGCCATTCCTTCTTTATATATCTCATGGCAAGGGCAAATTGGTCATTGAAGAAAGTTCCCTGTGGCTCCTGCCATGGCTGAGGTCATAGACCATCTTCATGATTCTGTCCTGGGAATAGTAGTTTTTATCAAGTTTCCCGAGGAAGAAAACGGCACATATTAGAGTTGATATAAAATTCGtttgtaaaaagaaaaagaaaattgggTTCCATCAATAATCTCTCTCAATTAGGAGTAATCTCATGAGAAAAGCCATGCCTGAAAGATGGATCGAAAGAAGTGAATGGCGTTGTCTCTCTTAATTGGAAGACTCATAGGAAACATGGTGACTGAGGAGGGGAACTCATGGGAAACGCATAGTGAATACTTGCAATGGACTAATTCAACCGTGCTAACTGAGCCGAATCGTTTGCAATGGCCTGCATGCAGTTTTGCCGCACCAGCAACACGCCAAAACCTCAACCATATAGAGGCGGCAGCAAGACGGTGGGGAGGTGGCTCAAGGATAggagggagaagaagaaagaggagacccGGGCCCAGAATGCCCAGCTCCATGCTGCAGTCTCGGTGGCCGGTGTTGCTGCTGCGGTCGCGGCGGTCGCAGCCGCCACTGCTGCAGCCTCGGGGTCGGGCAAGGATGACCGTGCCGCCAGGACCGATATGGCAGTTGCTTCTGCCGCGACCCTTGTAGCTGCACAGTGTGTTGAAGCTGCTGAGTCCATGGGGGCCGAGCGCGAACACCTGGCATCGGTAGTTGGTTCTGCTGTTAATGTTAGGACCCCTGGGGATATCATCACTCTGACTGCAGCTGCTGCCACTGGTAAATTACAATTATTGTTGTGGAGATTTCCTTAATGGTTAGTTATACAATTTAGAGAGATAACATAATTTATGGGCTGGCAGCACTGCGAGGGGCGGCAACATTAAAGGCTAGAGCACTTAAAGAGGTGTGGAACATAGCAGCGGTCATCCCGGTGGAGAAGGGAGGGATGGGAGGCCACCACAATCATCGCCATAATAAGCAACAGAAGGAATTGGATAGCAATGGGAGCAGTTTCAGTGATGAGCTCGTACCGGAGGAGGAGAACTTCCTAGGTCTCTGTAGTCAGGAACTTCTTGCCCGAGGGACCGAGCTTCTCAAACGCACCCGGAAAGGTATTCAGTGATTGCCATCCTTCACATGAATGGTTGAAATTAGAGTGGTTGGAAGGATCAAAATTGATGATTTTGGTGTTTGTTATTATGATGGCAGGTGCACTTCATTGGAAGGTCGTCTCAGTTTACATCAATCGGATGGGTCAGGTAAGGTGGTGCTGTGAAAGCTTGCTAGCATTTGTTTCTCATTCTTACCATTCTCACTCCAACGTGTTAAACTGCTGTGTTCTGCTGAGCCTGCAGGTAACGCTTAAGATGAAAAGCAAGCATGTTGCTGGAACTATCACTAAGAAGAAGAAGTGTATGTCccatggccctcattactagaattCCAATGTTGCAGTTCTGTTTCATTTTCATGGTCCCATGATGAGGTTGAAATTGTTTGCTGCAGGTGTGGTTATAGAGGTTTGCAAGGATATCCAAGCATGGCCCGGCCGACACTTGCTGGAAGGTGGAGAGCAGCGGCGCTACTTTGGGCTGAAGACGGCGGAGCGCCGGGTCATAGAGTTTGAATGCAGGAGCCAGAGGGAGTATGAGATGTGGACGCAAGGAGTATCGAGGCTCCTCAACATTGTCGGTGAGAGGAAGCACCTCGCCTAACAAGAAGAGCTGCCGACATGCCAGCCAAATTATCAGTCATGGCTAGCTGTGGAGCCCAATGATCAGGTGCATGACCCACCTGAACTTAATGGCTTGGCAAGAATGTTTGTAATCAAAGATATGTGTGAAGTGGGTTCCATCTTCCATTGTACAAAAGGAAAAGagaagttgatcaaatcaaccaGAGGGGTTTgctctttgattttatttttagagttGTGATGCTATAAGCCTATACAACCATCAGGGCGTCAGGGGCAGAAAAAGGAAACATTTTCGGCTCTTACACTGTTGTGGATGGGAAGAATCTTTGACTGAAAAAAAAGCAAACCATTTAGTGGAAAGAGCATGACTGCGTGGGCTCCCCTCTGTTTTTACAGAGGCCAGAGAATCACAGGCTGTTCTGTCCCTTTGTATGTGATTCACATTGACAAAATGACCTACACAAATAAATACTTCAGTAATTTAATTTAAAGACCATTCAACACTACAAGGCCACTCTCAGAAACATTTAACATTTTGAAAGCCTTACGGTATGTCAAAGCAAACAGTCAAAATACTTTTATCCATAACCAAAATGCAGACCATGCATAAATGCAAGGTTCAGTGTCAGTGGCAGTTTAAGGCACCGAGTGGCCAATGAAGGCGTCCAACAGCTCATGAATTACCAGCACTGAAGGCTGTTAGCAGAGCCGTGAAAAAGGTCGAGGATGTCTAGATGCCAAGAAATGGCAGCATAGACCAGTTATACCACCTGATCTGGTTGTCCTTCTAGCCTCAGTTGGGATGAAAATCTGCGGGAGTATAGCTGAGAAGCTCGGGTCCGGGTCATAAAGGAAGTGGGAGAACAAACCTTGGGAAGGTTGCATGACAGAGGGAAGGGATGAGGTATGCTGGATCTGGACAAAAGCAGTATATCATCGGCACCAGTAAGGCTGCAAAAATAAAGTAGCCTAGGAAGTTGAAATCATGGTCCCTTTTGGCAGCCCAGATTGTGTTCAAGGTAAGCCCAATAGCAACAACAAACATCAAAGATGCTCTGTTTGGTTGGATGAAATCCTCTACATTACCGATTATTACATATCATGGTTTTTACTCCATGGCATGTAGCTCAACTTCTTTGATATCTCCTTGACAACCTGAAACAAAGTAAGCCCATGAGTACTTTTTGCTCCAATACTTTTGAAAATTTAACAAGAATGGGACAGTTGCGGGTCCTGTTTCTAAATTGTGCATGCTTAGTAGTCTCAGACAGCGAACTCAATGCAATTATAGACTGTCAAGCTGATATCTTTGAAATGGAGCTCATGAATGAAGTCCATTATGACATGGAAGGGAAAGAAGATGCTGCATTAAGATGTTCATTTGGAACAATGAAGCCCTCAACGGTCCACCAAGCCTAGCATTGAGACCAGCAGCCAAAATCTTGATCCTTGATAGTGGTGTTGAAGTCATCATAAAATGCTCTAACCCACCTATCCTAAAGCATGACAAAAAATGATTGCCAAAGCAGCAGAATCCGAGATTGAGCTCATGTAGTTGAAGAGTTCTTGGGGTTCTACCTTCTGTAGAGCCTTTTGAAGCAGGATCCCAGCGCTCTCCTTTTCCTCCAGATTTATAGAAGGAAATCAGCAAGATTTATTTCAATATTAATCAACAGAAAATTTAAGATTTATTTCAATATTTAATCAACGGAAGCCTCTTCCTGTCGGACCTGCCGGAAGCCTCCTCCCACCGTGCTTTGTCATCCGCCTCGTTAGGCTTCGGTGGTAAGGGTGATCGGTGACCGGTAGCAAATCTCTGGTGGCACCGGTGGCCGACGGGGGTGGGGGTTAGGGTGGTGCAACCCTTTGCGGGCATAGAGTCCTCTGGTGAAGGCGTTGGAGCGGCAGAAATCGCCCCCATGGAACTCTTGGCCTCCACTCCCGATTGACCCTAACCCGGCCCGATTCACACGGCCCATGAAGACCTGGGTTTTGCGCAGGGATCCGTTGGGTTTTTTAGGCCAGGGTAGACTGGGTTGGGCTCCTAGCCCGTTTCAGTGAGAGCCCACTCACATTTGCATGTATTGGTCGCATGGGCTTGGCCCTTCCACCCGGCCCACCTCCATATCCGCACAAACCAGGCCTAGCTTAGCAAGTGCCTGGAACGTCGACCAACTCGGTTGAGTTGACTCCTCCTGGTTTGGGCCTGCTGCATTGTTTCTCCGATGAGTTGCAGTTGGCGAATTTGGTTTGCTTTTGCCACTTGTCCGAGTCAGATGGCGAGCTGAGCGAGCTATCCCTCTGGCCTGACGAACTCGGACAGGAAGGAGATGAGTTGGGGTCGGACGAGTCTGGGTTGGACTCGGTTTGCTTCCTCAACTTGGTCCCTGCCCTAGTCGGCCATGGTTGCCGGATCTTGGAGGTGGCCACCCACGGCTTGAGTTGCAGTCGGACAACGGTGGCCACCACATCGCCACTAGCCCCTTGTTCCATTAGGTTACCGTCCCCTTCCACCACCAACGGGGAGGCAAAGAAATTTTACTGTTGCAATGAGCACCCCCGATCTCCAATTCTTCCCGAAGAGATTGGCACCCATTGTTGGCGTGATCTAGCTGGCCACACCGATAGCAATGAGGCCTCCGGGCCTGCTACCAGCTTGGCTTAGGGAGATGGAGCCGGGTTCTCCCTTAACTCGCCGCTCCTCCAGGACGAAGGCTCTAGGGGCAGTAAAGGAGGTCACCGCCTAACTAATcccagagagaaggaagaagagaagcGAGAAAAATGGACCCTGCGGAGATTGATCCTCAGCGCCCTCTCAGTTCTGTTCCCCAACAGCTTCTTATGGAGTGAGGACGTGCTTGCGGTTTCTCCTCAGATGAATTGGCGAATGAGGTCGCGCGTGCAGAGTCTTTTGGATCTGGAGAAGGCTAAGGCCTCGGTGCAAGAATAGAAGACCTCGGATTGGGTGGTATGTTGCTGTTGTTTTGAAGCTTTATGTGGGTTGGCTGGTTGTTTGCAATGTTTGTGTTTTTTGGTTCTTGGTACTCTCTTGTTGCAGTTATGTTTTTGACTCCGATCCTCTCTTGCTTC
Protein-coding regions in this window:
- the LOC105057526 gene encoding VAN3-binding protein isoform X2; protein product: MDDHRDPWRPEPPLPAAALRPPEAPRDPMEFLSRSWSASALEVSKALAPPLPPAPTGVAMAIPEDAAGELEEAAVAGNTFSFASSATSQLVMERIMSQSEVSPLTSGRLSHSSGPLNGGQSGGSLSDSPPVSPSEIDDVKFCRTSNTPKPQPYRGGSKTVGRWLKDRREKKKEETRAQNAQLHAAVSVAGVAAAVAAVAAATAAASGSGKDDRAARTDMAVASAATLVAAQCVEAAESMGAEREHLASVVGSAVNVRTPGDIITLTAAAATALRGAATLKARALKEVWNIAAVIPVEKGGMGGHHNHRHNKQQKELDSNGSSFSDELVPEEENFLGLCSQELLARGTELLKRTRKGALHWKVVSVYINRMGQVTLKMKSKHVAGTITKKKKCVVIEVCKDIQAWPGRHLLEGGEQRRYFGLKTAERRVIEFECRSQREYEMWTQGVSRLLNIVGERKHLA
- the LOC105057526 gene encoding VAN3-binding protein isoform X1 — encoded protein: MDDHRDPWRPEPPLPAAALRPPEAPRDPMEFLSRSWSASALEVSKALAPPLPPAPTGVAMAIPEDAAGELEEAAVAGNTFSFASSATSQLVMERIMSQSQEVSPLTSGRLSHSSGPLNGGQSGGSLSDSPPVSPSEIDDVKFCRTSNTPKPQPYRGGSKTVGRWLKDRREKKKEETRAQNAQLHAAVSVAGVAAAVAAVAAATAAASGSGKDDRAARTDMAVASAATLVAAQCVEAAESMGAEREHLASVVGSAVNVRTPGDIITLTAAAATALRGAATLKARALKEVWNIAAVIPVEKGGMGGHHNHRHNKQQKELDSNGSSFSDELVPEEENFLGLCSQELLARGTELLKRTRKGALHWKVVSVYINRMGQVTLKMKSKHVAGTITKKKKCVVIEVCKDIQAWPGRHLLEGGEQRRYFGLKTAERRVIEFECRSQREYEMWTQGVSRLLNIVGERKHLA